A part of Prolixibacteraceae bacterium genomic DNA contains:
- a CDS encoding DUF4252 domain-containing protein: MKNKSIVSLFLLMMLVLPMSAFAKSGISIFHDKCSGIEGIQRFSFSGSWFDCSKFVSDIDFSSMAEQTKNVSVMISSDDKDKVLNVWNGLRKDLKYKKMMTIHSDDKTTISCWARMKSRKDIQEIVLIVSDDDSLVTVGLEGNYTMEQIKAMSKNMKMTVE; encoded by the coding sequence ATGAAAAATAAATCGATAGTTAGTCTTTTTCTTTTAATGATGTTGGTGCTGCCAATGTCAGCATTTGCAAAATCAGGAATCTCTATATTTCATGATAAATGTAGTGGAATAGAAGGGATACAAAGATTCTCATTTTCGGGTAGTTGGTTTGACTGCTCCAAATTTGTATCGGATATTGATTTTTCTAGTATGGCGGAACAAACAAAAAATGTTTCGGTGATGATCTCATCCGATGATAAGGATAAAGTATTAAACGTGTGGAATGGATTGAGAAAAGATCTTAAATATAAAAAGATGATGACCATCCATAGTGATGATAAAACAACAATATCTTGTTGGGCTCGAATGAAGAGTCGTAAAGATATCCAAGAAATTGTATTAATTGTTTCTGACGATGACTCCTTGGTAACCGTAGGTTTAGAAGGAAACTATACAATGGAACAGATAAAAGCGATGTCGAAGAATATGAAGATGACAGTTGAATAA
- a CDS encoding multidrug effflux MFS transporter, whose protein sequence is MNNSKIKQIEFIAMMASLMALSSLSMDALLPAVNVIGESIGATSQTQGQQLVTMMFLGLGVGQLFTGALSDAMGRKPVIYMGFALFSLASIASIFSPNYEVMIISRFIQGFGVSAPKAVSIAIVRDSYSGDRMAKIMSFISVVFIIIPTVAPSYGMFFLKWFGWQSIFTSQIVFAVIVCLWIAARQYETLPLDERTPFKFTALVRSIRYFFGQKESVLYTVALGMLTGAFLVFLSTAQNILGVQYGLEEMFPKLFALVAMAMGVSTLMNGFVVEKIGAGKLISISSLFFTLISLLYIFIFYGEGNPPIKVLLFFLVLQFSTMGFLFGNLSSLAMEPLGKIAGMGAAINGSLSTVIAVPIASFIGYYVVDTTYPLFVGFAASGTIAIILVWGKRYWVGGS, encoded by the coding sequence ATGAATAATAGCAAAATAAAACAGATTGAGTTTATTGCAATGATGGCATCTTTAATGGCACTGTCTTCATTATCAATGGATGCACTACTCCCAGCAGTAAATGTAATAGGGGAATCTATTGGTGCGACAAGTCAAACACAAGGACAACAATTGGTCACAATGATGTTTTTAGGACTCGGTGTGGGACAACTTTTTACTGGGGCTCTCTCTGATGCAATGGGACGGAAACCTGTGATATATATGGGCTTTGCATTGTTTTCATTAGCTAGTATTGCTTCTATCTTTTCTCCAAATTATGAAGTGATGATTATTAGCCGATTTATACAAGGATTTGGAGTCTCTGCTCCTAAAGCAGTGAGTATAGCTATTGTCCGAGATAGTTATAGTGGAGATCGGATGGCCAAGATTATGTCCTTCATCTCCGTTGTTTTCATTATTATCCCCACTGTTGCACCATCATATGGGATGTTTTTCTTGAAGTGGTTCGGATGGCAATCGATATTTACAAGTCAGATCGTTTTTGCTGTTATTGTATGCCTATGGATTGCTGCAAGACAATATGAGACGTTACCTTTAGATGAAAGAACTCCTTTTAAATTTACAGCGTTAGTTCGAAGCATTCGTTATTTCTTTGGACAGAAAGAGTCTGTTCTATATACTGTTGCTTTAGGTATGTTGACCGGAGCTTTTCTTGTGTTCTTATCTACGGCTCAAAATATCTTAGGAGTTCAATATGGTCTTGAAGAGATGTTTCCAAAATTGTTTGCACTGGTTGCAATGGCGATGGGGGTCTCCACTCTAATGAATGGTTTTGTTGTCGAGAAGATCGGTGCAGGCAAACTTATTAGTATCTCTTCTTTGTTCTTTACATTGATATCCTTATTATATATATTCATTTTTTATGGTGAGGGTAACCCTCCGATCAAAGTACTTCTATTTTTTCTAGTACTACAATTCTCGACGATGGGATTTCTTTTTGGAAACCTCAGTTCCCTTGCGATGGAGCCCCTGGGTAAGATTGCTGGAATGGGTGCAGCGATTAATGGGTCATTATCTACAGTGATTGCGGTTCCTATCGCATCATTTATAGGTTATTATGTGGTGGATACAACTTATCCTCTGTTTGTTGGATTTGCAGCTTCTGGAACCATCGCGATAATTCTGGTATGGGGGAAGCGCTATTGGGTGGGTGGTTCATAA
- the uvrA gene encoding excinuclease ABC subunit UvrA, whose product MNKKKRPLKNDIIEIKGARVHNLKNLSVNIPRNQFVVVTGVSGSGKSSLAFDTLYAEGQRRYVESLSSYARQFLGRIDKPEVDYIYGIPPAIAIEQKVNIQNNRSTVGTSTEVYDFLRILFARLGKTFSPISGKEVKCSSVEDVVNFIVSYPEGTKMMLMAAKRVREGRTLLEELDSLRQQGFSRIKINDELISLSSLDERGDIDADSFDIVVDRLAVSHDEESRYRYADSVQTTFFEGDGDCEIIVMKSRTDEALFSFSNRFEKDGIKFDVPSPEMFTFNSPTGACEVCEGYGKVLGIDPDLVIPNKSLSIFEDAVACWRGEKMSEWKNQLLLNAHKFDFPVHRPYIDLTEDEKRLLWSGNDHFEGIDAFFRMVEEQVYKVQYRVMLSRYRGKTTCPSCLGFRLKKESRYVKVGGRSIQEFLDKPVYELIPMFKDIVFDEYEVKVAKRVIHEISKRLELIDKVGLGYLTLNRLSSTLSGGESQRLNLVTSLGSSLVGSLYILDEPSIGLHSKDTEKLIAVLTELRDLGNTVLVVEHDEDIMRAADQIIDIGPRAGMHGGEVVFQGNMEQLLESAETLTSKYLSGTMKLDVPSSRRSVRNFITVHGANENNLNHVTAKFPLNMLTVVTGVSGSGKSTLVKNTLWPFLAKYLGGYGNPTGAHDVVDGDLSAVQAVEFVDQNPIGKSSRSNAVTYLKIYDDIRALYASQKQAKVMGMKANYFSFNSEGGRCEQCNGEGVTTVEMQFMADVRLKCDLCDGKRFKPEVLEVKYRKKNIYDILSLTVNQAVDFFSEVDSRYEKAIVKKLKTLQDVGLGYVKLGQSSSTLSGGESQRVKLASFLCKEKAVPTVFIFDEPTTGLHFDDIALLMKSLQSLIERGHTVIIIEHNLDVIKTADWIIDLGPGGGKRGGDIVFEGTPEELVECKESVTAPYLKEKL is encoded by the coding sequence ATGAACAAGAAGAAGAGACCACTCAAGAATGATATAATAGAGATTAAAGGTGCACGAGTTCATAACCTAAAGAACCTGTCTGTGAATATCCCAAGGAATCAATTTGTCGTGGTGACAGGAGTTTCTGGTTCGGGAAAATCATCTCTTGCATTCGATACATTATATGCTGAAGGGCAACGTCGTTATGTCGAGAGTCTATCTTCTTATGCTCGTCAATTCCTTGGTCGTATTGATAAGCCAGAGGTGGATTATATCTATGGTATACCACCAGCGATAGCTATAGAGCAGAAAGTAAATATTCAGAATAATAGATCTACTGTAGGTACTTCAACAGAAGTGTATGATTTCTTACGTATTCTTTTTGCACGTTTAGGCAAAACCTTCTCGCCTATCTCAGGCAAAGAGGTCAAATGTTCAAGTGTTGAGGATGTGGTCAATTTCATTGTCTCTTATCCTGAAGGAACAAAGATGATGTTGATGGCGGCAAAAAGAGTTAGGGAAGGTCGAACACTTCTAGAAGAGTTGGATAGCCTACGACAACAAGGATTCTCAAGAATCAAGATTAATGATGAGTTAATCTCACTCTCTTCTTTGGATGAACGAGGTGATATAGATGCTGATTCTTTTGATATTGTTGTCGATCGTTTGGCGGTATCTCATGATGAAGAAAGTCGATATCGTTATGCGGATTCTGTGCAGACAACATTCTTTGAAGGCGACGGAGATTGCGAAATTATTGTAATGAAGTCAAGAACAGATGAAGCACTCTTTTCATTCTCTAATCGGTTTGAGAAAGATGGAATAAAGTTTGATGTTCCTTCGCCTGAGATGTTTACTTTTAATAGTCCTACAGGTGCTTGTGAAGTATGTGAGGGGTATGGCAAAGTGCTTGGCATTGATCCTGACCTTGTAATTCCAAACAAATCTCTCTCCATCTTTGAAGATGCGGTTGCTTGTTGGAGAGGAGAGAAGATGTCTGAGTGGAAAAATCAACTTCTTCTAAATGCCCATAAGTTTGATTTTCCTGTACATCGTCCATACATTGATCTAACCGAAGATGAAAAAAGATTATTATGGAGTGGCAATGATCATTTCGAAGGTATAGATGCTTTCTTTCGTATGGTGGAAGAGCAGGTTTATAAGGTGCAATATAGGGTTATGTTATCTCGTTATAGAGGCAAAACAACTTGTCCTTCATGTTTAGGATTCCGTCTAAAGAAAGAGAGTCGTTATGTAAAAGTTGGAGGCCGTTCTATCCAAGAGTTTTTGGATAAACCTGTATATGAACTAATCCCGATGTTTAAAGATATCGTCTTCGATGAGTATGAAGTGAAGGTGGCTAAAAGAGTTATTCATGAGATATCCAAAAGACTTGAACTAATTGATAAAGTTGGTTTAGGCTACTTGACATTAAATAGACTTTCCTCTACGCTCTCTGGCGGTGAAAGCCAGCGACTTAATTTGGTGACATCACTCGGGAGTAGTTTGGTTGGATCACTATACATACTCGATGAGCCATCAATTGGCCTTCACTCTAAAGACACAGAGAAACTAATTGCTGTGTTGACTGAGTTGCGTGATCTAGGAAATACGGTACTCGTGGTGGAGCATGATGAAGATATTATGCGTGCAGCAGATCAGATTATCGACATCGGTCCTCGTGCAGGAATGCATGGTGGAGAGGTGGTATTTCAAGGAAATATGGAGCAGCTTCTGGAAAGTGCTGAAACCTTAACATCGAAATATCTGTCAGGAACCATGAAGTTGGATGTCCCTTCTTCTCGTCGTTCAGTAAGAAATTTTATTACCGTACATGGTGCCAATGAAAACAACCTGAACCATGTGACTGCTAAGTTTCCATTGAATATGTTAACTGTAGTTACAGGCGTGAGTGGATCAGGCAAGAGTACATTGGTGAAAAATACCCTTTGGCCATTCTTAGCCAAATACCTTGGGGGATATGGTAACCCAACCGGAGCTCATGATGTGGTTGATGGTGACCTGTCTGCTGTTCAGGCCGTTGAATTTGTTGACCAAAATCCTATTGGTAAATCTAGTCGCTCTAATGCCGTAACTTATCTTAAGATATACGATGATATACGTGCCCTATATGCCTCGCAAAAGCAAGCAAAAGTAATGGGTATGAAAGCAAACTACTTCTCGTTTAATAGTGAAGGAGGGCGTTGTGAGCAGTGTAATGGAGAGGGGGTTACAACTGTCGAGATGCAATTCATGGCAGATGTAAGGCTTAAGTGTGATCTTTGTGATGGTAAGAGATTTAAGCCAGAAGTATTAGAGGTGAAATATCGAAAGAAAAACATATATGACATTCTTTCTTTAACGGTCAATCAAGCAGTAGACTTCTTCTCAGAAGTGGATAGTCGTTATGAGAAAGCAATTGTGAAGAAACTTAAAACACTTCAGGATGTCGGATTAGGCTACGTTAAACTAGGTCAATCTAGTAGTACACTTTCAGGAGGAGAGAGCCAGCGTGTGAAACTTGCTTCATTTCTTTGTAAAGAGAAAGCTGTACCAACGGTATTTATCTTTGATGAACCAACCACAGGACTTCATTTTGATGACATCGCACTATTGATGAAATCTCTTCAGTCGCTGATTGAAAGAGGCCATACGGTTATCATTATCGAGCATAACCTCGATGTGATAAAAACAGCCGACTGGATTATAGATCTAGGTCCTGGTGGTGGAAAAAGAGGTGGTGATATTGTTTTTGAAGGAACACCAGAGGAGTTGGTGGAATGTAAAGAGAGCGTCACTGCTCCATATTTAAAAGAGAAGCTATAA
- a CDS encoding AAA family ATPase has protein sequence MHSDTKVTINKELEYAKDFVSKSSWHIFLTGKAGTGKTTFLRSVPKITKKKTIIVAPTGIAAINAGGQTIHSLFQIPFGPLLTKKAGALKSSLTDQKIRKNKIKLFQSMELLVIDEISMVRADLLDAIDEILRKYRKSVKPFGGVQLLLIGDIQQLPPVITNEDWSILKNFYPSLFFFNSHAFRTCRYIRIELKKIYRQDDPVFIQILNEVRDGFLTGNSKVLLNQRYIPGFNPDKEQGYIRLSTHNASVKAINDKKLDELKGKLFVYKADIEGEYPKQNYPTESSLELKIGSQVMFIRNDSTPEKRFYNGKIGEVTFLNSKKVHVKCEDLEETIIVPKEQWEEVKYVLNKETGALETKIVGVFTQFPLKLAWAITIHKSQGLTFSRAIIDTNRAFDHGQTYVALSRCRSLEGLVLTQPFNEHAVICDETVRLFHKISSDVEPDDDLLDTAHKEYQVSLLRDIFGTEILKQLVSSVSHQLQSHSRWEGSLYDTMESIFMDVLQPLEEVTNRFINQLSVMIFENRKEDLAKRLQEGARYYQTNLIEKFVTKLTNAIFESDNTELRVEWGELNETFYRVIEAKNKCFQALGNATPVAELKELIAKTEGRLIVKPVRFQLQGVVSSNPKLFSVLKLWREETAQLQDCSEGAVLHFNMMKLLADHAPVTMSQLKTLPGLGKATLDKYGSDLLKMIREWTESQKKEDHTLKQINEDFGLKLTKETFERFKKL, from the coding sequence ATGCATTCAGATACTAAAGTGACCATTAATAAAGAGCTGGAATATGCTAAGGACTTTGTCTCAAAGTCCTCATGGCATATATTTCTTACAGGCAAAGCGGGGACAGGTAAGACTACCTTTCTACGGTCTGTTCCAAAGATCACTAAGAAGAAGACAATTATTGTTGCGCCTACTGGTATTGCTGCTATCAATGCTGGTGGTCAAACGATCCACTCTCTGTTTCAGATTCCTTTTGGTCCTCTATTGACCAAGAAGGCTGGTGCTTTAAAAAGTAGCTTAACAGATCAAAAGATTAGAAAGAATAAGATCAAGCTCTTTCAATCAATGGAACTATTGGTAATTGATGAGATAAGTATGGTACGTGCTGATCTACTGGATGCCATAGATGAGATTCTACGTAAATATAGAAAAAGTGTCAAGCCATTTGGTGGTGTACAACTACTTCTTATTGGTGATATACAGCAGCTGCCTCCTGTGATTACTAATGAGGATTGGAGTATCCTTAAGAACTTCTATCCTTCTCTTTTCTTTTTTAATAGTCATGCTTTTCGAACCTGTCGTTATATTCGTATAGAGCTTAAGAAGATCTATCGTCAAGACGATCCTGTATTTATACAGATATTGAATGAGGTGAGGGATGGCTTCTTGACAGGGAACTCTAAGGTGTTATTGAATCAACGCTATATTCCTGGATTTAATCCCGATAAAGAACAAGGCTATATTCGATTGTCCACCCATAACGCATCTGTTAAAGCCATTAATGATAAAAAACTAGACGAGCTGAAAGGTAAACTCTTTGTCTATAAAGCCGATATTGAAGGAGAATATCCAAAACAGAACTATCCTACGGAGTCGTCGTTAGAGCTTAAGATCGGATCACAGGTTATGTTTATTCGTAACGATAGTACTCCCGAAAAACGATTCTATAATGGAAAGATCGGAGAGGTAACCTTTCTGAATAGCAAAAAAGTACATGTCAAATGTGAAGATCTTGAGGAGACTATTATTGTTCCTAAAGAACAATGGGAGGAAGTGAAGTATGTGTTAAATAAAGAGACGGGAGCCTTAGAGACTAAGATCGTTGGTGTCTTTACCCAGTTTCCACTCAAACTAGCATGGGCTATCACCATTCATAAGAGTCAAGGCTTGACCTTCTCTCGTGCCATTATTGACACCAACCGTGCTTTCGATCATGGACAGACCTATGTCGCCTTAAGTCGATGTCGATCATTGGAGGGACTCGTGCTTACTCAACCTTTTAATGAGCATGCTGTGATTTGTGATGAAACAGTAAGACTATTTCATAAAATATCTTCTGACGTAGAACCTGATGATGATCTTCTTGATACAGCCCATAAGGAGTATCAAGTTTCTCTATTAAGAGATATATTTGGTACTGAAATACTAAAACAGTTGGTCTCGTCTGTATCGCATCAACTTCAATCACACTCTCGATGGGAGGGATCACTTTATGATACTATGGAGAGCATCTTTATGGATGTTTTACAGCCATTAGAGGAGGTAACCAATCGTTTTATCAATCAGTTAAGTGTGATGATCTTTGAGAATAGAAAAGAAGATCTCGCAAAGAGGTTACAAGAGGGGGCTCGTTACTACCAAACAAATCTTATTGAGAAGTTTGTAACAAAACTAACCAATGCTATATTCGAGTCTGACAATACTGAGTTACGGGTAGAGTGGGGCGAACTGAATGAAACATTTTATCGTGTCATTGAAGCGAAGAACAAATGCTTTCAAGCATTGGGAAATGCGACGCCCGTAGCCGAGCTAAAAGAGTTGATTGCAAAAACAGAAGGCCGCTTGATTGTTAAACCTGTACGTTTTCAGCTTCAAGGCGTCGTATCTTCAAACCCCAAACTGTTCAGTGTGCTTAAACTATGGCGTGAAGAGACGGCACAACTTCAAGACTGTTCCGAAGGTGCAGTACTTCATTTTAATATGATGAAACTCCTTGCCGACCATGCTCCTGTAACCATGAGTCAACTAAAAACTCTTCCAGGTCTTGGTAAAGCAACACTCGATAAGTATGGTAGTGATCTTCTAAAAATGATTCGCGAATGGACAGAGAGCCAAAAGAAAGAAGACCACACTCTGAAACAGATCAATGAAGATTTTGGATTAAAACTAACCAAAGAGACCTTCGAGCGATTCAAGAAGCTTTAG
- a CDS encoding BlaI/MecI/CopY family transcriptional regulator, producing the protein MKELTRAEEQVMLFLWDMEKAFVKQLVEMYEMPQPAYNTVSTIVRILERKGFVSYRAFGRSHQYFPIVTREEYMQFIGLRIVRDYFNGSFVEFNQFFMEKGDINPNEFDRITDIK; encoded by the coding sequence AAGAGCAGAAGAGCAGGTCATGCTTTTTCTATGGGATATGGAAAAGGCCTTTGTAAAACAGTTGGTAGAGATGTACGAAATGCCTCAACCAGCTTACAACACCGTCTCTACGATTGTAAGGATCTTAGAACGTAAGGGTTTTGTGAGCTACAGGGCTTTTGGACGATCCCATCAATACTTTCCAATAGTAACTAGAGAGGAGTATATGCAATTCATTGGTCTACGCATTGTCAGAGACTACTTTAATGGCTCTTTTGTGGAGTTTAATCAATTCTTTATGGAGAAAGGTGATATTAATCCAAATGAATTTGATCGTATCACAGACATCAAATAA